The window CGCCGGCACCCCCCTCCTGATCCGTACGGGGCGGGAGATGCGGCTCACCCAGGCGGGCGAGGCGCTGGTGCGCCACGCGTCGGGCATCCTCGCCGGCCTCACCGCCGCCGAGGAGGAGATCGCCGCGATCGCCGGACTCCGCGCGGGCCGGGTCCGGCTCGTGTCCTTCCCGAGCGGCAGCTCCACCCTGGTTCCGGGCGCCCTCGCGGCGCTGCGGGCCGCGCACCCCGGCACGCAGGTGTCGCTCGTGGAGGCGGAGCCGCCCCGCTCGGTGGAGATGCTGCGCGACGGTGACGTCGACATCGCCCTCGCCTTCCGCTACGGCACCACCGGTGGCGAATGGGACGACCTGGTCGTGCGCCCGCTGCTCACGGACCGGCTGATCGGTCTCGTACCCGAGGGGCACCGGCTGGCCGGCGCCGCCGCGGTGGACATCGCCGAGCTGACGGACGAGCCGTGGATCGCGGGCTGCCCCCGGTGCAGGCGCCAGCTGGTCGAGGTCTGCGAGGAGGCCGGGTTCACCCCCCGGATCGACTTCGCCACCGACGACTATCCGGCGGTGGTCGGTCTCGTCGGTGCCGGCCTCGGCATCGCCGTCCTGCCCGAGCTCGCCCTGGAGTCCGTACGGGCCAAGGGGGCGCGCACGGTGACCGTGGAGCCGGCCGTCGAGCGGGAGATCGTCGCGCTCACCCTGCCCGACCTCGCCCGGGTTCCCGCGGTGGCGGCCACCCTGGACCAGCTGGCCGTGGCCGCCGCACGCTGCTGACGGGCGCACCGCGGTACTCCCGGCACACGCCCGCGGAGGGATGCGCCGGGTGAAGGGAGAAACGTTTCTGCGTTCGATTGGGCCCGCAGGGTGTCAGGTGGGGTCCGATCCCTCGGACGGCGCCGAGTGGGCGGAGATCAGCCGGTTGCGGGCGCGGCCCATGAGCTCCTCGCGCTCGTCCTCGGTCAGGCCGCCCCACACGCCGTAGGGCTCCCGGACCGCGAGTGCGTGCGCCGCGCACTCGGCGCGTACCGGGCAGCGCATGCAGACCTCTTTCGCCGAGGTCTCACGGGCGCTCCGGGCCGCTCCGCGTTCTCCCTCGGGGTGGAAGAAGAGCGAGCTGTCGACCCCGCGGCAGGCGGCCAGCAGCTGCCAGTCCCACAGATCCGCGTTGGGTCCTGGAAGGCGGGAGAAATCTGCCATTGCGTGTCCCCTCGAAACCTTGCTGAGTCGGAATCTGCATCTCGACCGTTGGTGCTCGTCGGTGACCTGAGTCCCGACCGTACATCTACGGTGTTAGTAGATGTAAATATGACTTCTTGCGAATCTAGCC is drawn from Streptomyces sp. NBC_00178 and contains these coding sequences:
- a CDS encoding WhiB family transcriptional regulator is translated as MADFSRLPGPNADLWDWQLLAACRGVDSSLFFHPEGERGAARSARETSAKEVCMRCPVRAECAAHALAVREPYGVWGGLTEDEREELMGRARNRLISAHSAPSEGSDPT
- a CDS encoding LysR family transcriptional regulator → MIEARHLRVLRAVATSGSFSAAARDLGCTQPAVSQQMKALENSAGTPLLIRTGREMRLTQAGEALVRHASGILAGLTAAEEEIAAIAGLRAGRVRLVSFPSGSSTLVPGALAALRAAHPGTQVSLVEAEPPRSVEMLRDGDVDIALAFRYGTTGGEWDDLVVRPLLTDRLIGLVPEGHRLAGAAAVDIAELTDEPWIAGCPRCRRQLVEVCEEAGFTPRIDFATDDYPAVVGLVGAGLGIAVLPELALESVRAKGARTVTVEPAVEREIVALTLPDLARVPAVAATLDQLAVAAARC